In a genomic window of Musa acuminata AAA Group cultivar baxijiao unplaced genomic scaffold, Cavendish_Baxijiao_AAA HiC_scaffold_42, whole genome shotgun sequence:
- the LOC135653893 gene encoding kinesin-like protein KIN-7F: MIPSLEGHSSILSPLPPPLSSGVADIWRSHRGGMGTIGHDEVAPWEKAEGRRKEERILVSVRVRPLNAKEIGRNDPSDWECRNNTTIVFKNAHSERTMYPTAYTFDKVFGCECDTRHVYDEGAKEVALSVVDGINASIFAYGQTSSGKTYTMTGITEYAMEDIYDYIKRHEERDFVLKFSAMEIYNELVRDLLSTDTSPLRLLDDAERGTVVEKLTEETLRDQWHLKELLCVCEAQRQVGETSLNEMSSRSHQILRLTIQSTAHEFTGRGSSSTLLAAVNFIDLAGSERASQSPSAGTRLKEGCHINRSLLTLGTVIRKLSKGRTGHIPYRDSKLTRILQPFLGGNGRTAIICTMSPARSHIEQSRNTLSFASCAKQIVTNAHVNVLMSDKALIKHLQKELARLENELRYRGAASITYHPDALSEKDAQIKKMEREIKELMQQRDLAQSRLEHLLRPMADDQFSRQWEESSQSELSYLHSACEDALSISDVSGVTYQIPDFDSSMFGRPEEGNNYNICLEFSDTMNPPSKHIPQQGRDEIIGAAYADSEDQCKEVQCIEIHALSTNRSDEFNLLLNDEDDSLLHLTDEKMLGDPTAESLGNAHWIPAKEQSMKIATRTTENFVKPRNDGLSSTLPSMQTLMNSRELGLTRSKSCNASMMSSSIVSWLQNAERDKKSTQHDILKEFAEKPIEDQRRLENDTLSIGESEDLEKSTSFEVLKTEDIKAVHEEVDTGAHDSYSGKIETEETTDQLTEDMIPETQATRSQTIEAVKTVEDAAMDAQEFQREQQEIIQLWHACEVPLVHRSCFFLLFKGDPADSFYMEVERRRLSFLRNSFALGNVGGVAAEDGHIFSLASSSRYIRREREMLCREMHKKLSSAEREALYAKWGIALNSRQRSLQLAQLLWTQTDLQHVRESASLVAELIGFEEHGQAMKEMFGLSFTPQKTHKRSSSWWHGKFPLL; the protein is encoded by the exons ATGATCCCTTCTTTAGAAGGTCATTCGTCTATTCTCTCTCCCCTTCCACCTCCTCTCAGTTCTGGCGTAGCAGATATTTGGAGATCCCACAG GGGAGGGATGGGAACAATCGGCCATGACGAGGTTGCGCCATGGGAGAAGGCAGAGGGGAGAAGGAAGGAGGAGAGGATACTGGTCTCGGTGAGGGTAAGGCCCCTCAATGCCAAGGAGATTGGGAGGAATGACCCCTCGGATTGGGAGTGCAGGAACAACACCACCATCGTCTTCAAGAACGCCCATTCCGAGCGAACAATGTATCCAACAGCCTACACATTTG ACAAAGTATTTGGGTGCGAGTGCGACACGAGACATGTTTATGATGAAGGAGCTAAGGAAGTCGCTCTCTCTGTCGTCGATGGAATCAATG CAAGTATATTTGCATATGGACAAACAAGCAGTGGAAAGACATACACAATGACCGGGATAACCGAATATGCCATGGAAGACATATATGACTACATAAAGAGG CACGAGGAAAGAGATTTTGTTCTAAAATTCTCGGCAATGGAGATATACAACGAATTGGTAAGAGATCTGCTGAGCACTGACACCTCTCCTCTCAGGCTTCTCGATGATGCAGAG AGAGGGACTGTTGTGGAGAAACTTACAGAGGAAACTCTAAGGGACCAGTGGCATCTCAAGGAACTCCTTTGTGTGTGTGAAG CACAACGACAGGTCGGAGAGACGTCCTTAAACGAAATGAGCTCCCGATCGCATCAGATACTGAGACTG ACAATCCAGAGTACCGCTCACGAATTCACGGGAAGGGGAAGTTCGAGTACTCTTCTAGCTGCTGTG AATTTTATTGATTTAGCAGGAAGTGAACGCGCATCTCAATCACCATCTGCTGGTACTCGGCTCAAAGAGGGTTGCCATATCAATCGGAGCTTGCTTACCCTGGGAACTGTCATCCGCAAGCTAAG CAAAGGGAGAACTGGACACATTCCATATCGAGATTCCAAGTTGACGCGCATATTACAACCCTTCTTGGGAGGTAATGGAAGAACTGCCATCATCTGCACAATGAGCCCTGCCCGAAGCCATATCGAGCAATCCAGGAACACTCTCTCGTTTGCAAGCTGTGCTAAGCAAATAGTTACTAATGCTCACGTCAATGTGTTGATGTCTGATAAGGCACTGATAAAGCATCTACAGAAAGAACTTGCAAGATTGGAGAATGAACTGAGATACCGTGGAGCTGCCTCCATCACGTATCATCCTGATGCCCTGAGCGAAAAAGATGCCCAGATCAAAAAG ATGGAGCGAGAAATCAAGGAGCTGATGCAGCAGAGAGATCTTGCTCAGTCCCGACTTGAGCATTTACTCCGACCTATGGCAGATGACCAATTTTCTAGGCAATGG GAAGAATCCAGTCAATCTGAGCTATCCTATTTACACAGTGCATGTGAAGATGCACTGTCGATCTCCGATGTATCAGGTGTTACGTATCAAATTCCAGATTTTGACTCTTCTATGTTTGGTAGGCCGGAAGAAGGCAACAACTACAACATCTGCCTAGAGTTTTCGGATACCATGAATCCACCTAGCAAACACATCCCTCAACAGGGAAGGGATGAAATCATTGGAGCTGCGTATGCAGATTCCGAAGACCAATGCAAGGAGGTTCAGTGTATCGAGATACATGCCTTGAGCACAAACAGAAGCGATGAGTTCAATCTCTTGTTGAATGATGAAGATGATAGTCTGCTACATTTGACAGATGAAAAGATGCTTGGGGATCCTACAGCAGAATCTTTAGGAAATGCACACTGGATACCTGCAAAGGAGCAATCGATGAAGATCGCGACAAGAACGACCGAGAATTTTGTCAAGCCTCGTAATGATGGATTATCATCTACATTGCCTTCGATGCAAACACTGATGAATTCCAGGGAGTTGGGACTAACTAGAAGTAAAAGCTGCAACGCAAGCATGATGAGCAGCTCAATCGTGTCTTGGCTCCAAAATGCTGAGCGAGATAAAAAAAGCACACAACATGACATCTTAAAAGAGTTTGCTGAAAAGCCTATAGAGGATCAAAGAAGACTAGAAAATGATACTCTCTCAATCGGAGAATCGGAGGACTTGGAAAAATCCACTTCCTTTGAAGTGCTAAAAACTGAGGATATCAAAGCTGTTCATGAAGAGGTTGATACCGGTGCTCATGATTCTTATTCAGGAAAGATTGAGACAGAGGAAACTACTGATCAG CTTACCGAGGATATGATTCCGGAGACTCAAGCAACTCGATCACAAACCATTGAAGCTGTGAAGACTGTTGAGGATGCAGCCATGGACGCGCAGGAGTTCCAGAGAGAGCAACAGGAGATAATCCAGCTTTGGCATGCGTGCGAAGTCCCCTTGGTCCACAGATCTTGCTTTTTCCTACTCTTCAAAGGCGACCCAGCCGACTCCTTCTACATGGAAGTCGAACGCAGAAGGCTTTCCTTTCTAAGGAACAGCTTCGCTCTTGGAAACGTTGGCGGCGTAGCAGCAGAAGATGGTCACATATTTAGTCTTGCGTCAAG CTCGAGATATATCCGCCGGGAGAGGGAGATGCTGTGTCGGGAGATGCATAAGAAACTGTCGTCGGCTGAGAGAGAGGCGCTCTACGCCAAGTGGGGAATTGCGTTGAACTCCAGGCAGAGGAGTCTGCAGCTGGCTCAACTCCTCTGGACTCAGACCGACCTGCAACATGTGAGAGAGAGCGCATCGCTTGTGGCCGAGCTGATCGGATTTGAGGAGCACGGGCAGGCCATGAAGGAGATGTTTGGGCTCAGCTTCACACCACAGAAAACTCACAAGAGATCCTCCAGCTGGTGGCACGGCAAGTTCCCCCTCCTGTGA